One genomic segment of Profundibacter amoris includes these proteins:
- a CDS encoding EF-hand domain-containing protein, which yields MKITAAVFLSISPLQAQTDTAASGENIISLPNSILQQIRRNPEQFVRNTINTLFRVSTNGIVTKETLETYHMSQIARSRSSSLQNAFIYDLDGNMQIDAVEITSLGAVLSTRDNAKLQTLLATADTNQDGTLSLEEIRANASRQANQTRLDVLIGALMAFDVNQDGRVTPGEIGLAIANLDKPGTTPAPQKPSMHNDTIEKPLPESSLCKYPAPTSGAEIVFISGYEGAAVSTVAVSGVDRETSVAVLNIEKGDTPLYIVTTAYDSIIWKIEGDVGRVEQIVAGYGHYGAGVTGLPKEKVHFLPNAACISKYFTKPDSGKALIAKANLSQRLGRDIDVLVTNYELTTVSVPSGGIRKTRNPTNRGTVIIHDGKRYVITTDGPKLLDDPASQAGGALEKNLLHSLYRFYPAGIMELDAKDVIASSKAENYEVLPQQAGLLQLARQGALKPTSDGYLMVVKPIKRFPPGLNGAHSVKFILGKGIKMPAGDPGHSEVILEENGKCVAGYSCR from the coding sequence TTGAAAATCACCGCCGCCGTTTTCCTTTCCATCAGCCCGCTTCAGGCCCAGACCGACACAGCGGCAAGCGGGGAAAATATCATTTCTCTGCCAAATAGCATTCTGCAACAAATCCGCCGGAACCCTGAACAATTTGTTCGCAACACGATCAATACGCTCTTCAGGGTCTCGACCAATGGCATAGTGACGAAGGAAACACTTGAAACCTATCATATGTCACAGATCGCGAGAAGCCGCAGCAGTTCGCTTCAGAACGCATTCATTTATGACCTAGATGGCAATATGCAGATCGATGCCGTTGAAATCACGTCATTAGGAGCGGTGTTGAGCACCCGTGACAATGCGAAACTCCAGACGCTTCTGGCCACAGCGGATACCAATCAGGATGGCACCCTTTCATTGGAAGAAATCCGCGCCAATGCAAGCAGGCAAGCGAACCAAACCCGTCTCGATGTGTTGATCGGTGCGCTGATGGCCTTTGACGTTAACCAGGATGGCCGCGTCACCCCGGGCGAAATCGGCTTGGCTATTGCCAATCTGGACAAACCAGGCACCACCCCCGCGCCGCAAAAGCCGAGCATGCATAATGATACAATCGAAAAGCCGTTGCCGGAGTCATCCCTATGTAAATACCCTGCCCCTACCTCCGGGGCTGAAATCGTTTTCATCAGCGGTTACGAGGGGGCTGCCGTTTCCACGGTAGCGGTTTCAGGTGTTGACCGCGAGACCTCGGTTGCGGTTTTGAACATCGAAAAAGGGGACACGCCGCTGTATATTGTCACCACGGCCTATGATTCAATCATCTGGAAAATCGAAGGCGACGTTGGACGTGTCGAGCAGATTGTAGCGGGCTATGGCCACTATGGAGCCGGCGTGACCGGACTGCCCAAAGAAAAGGTTCATTTCCTGCCAAATGCCGCCTGTATCTCGAAATATTTCACAAAACCCGATAGCGGCAAGGCCCTGATTGCAAAGGCAAACCTGTCACAACGACTGGGCAGGGACATTGATGTGCTTGTAACCAACTACGAGTTGACCACAGTCTCGGTTCCGTCCGGGGGGATAAGAAAAACCCGCAACCCGACCAACAGGGGAACCGTCATAATACATGACGGCAAACGTTATGTGATAACGACCGACGGGCCGAAACTGCTGGATGACCCCGCAAGTCAAGCCGGTGGAGCACTGGAAAAGAACCTGTTGCATTCGCTCTATCGCTTCTACCCTGCCGGCATCATGGAACTGGACGCAAAAGATGTGATTGCATCGTCCAAAGCGGAAAACTACGAGGTTCTCCCCCAGCAGGCCGGACTCCTGCAACTAGCCAGACAGGGCGCCCTGAAACCTACATCGGACGGCTATTTGATGGTCGTCAAACCGATAAAACGTTTCCCGCCGGGATTGAACGGTGCCCATAGTGTGAAATTCATCCTTGGGAAAGGCATCAAGATGCCGGCAGGCGATCCCGGCCATTCAGAAGTTATCCTTGAGGAAAACGGCAAATGTGTTGCGGGTTATAGCTGCCGGTAG
- a CDS encoding SDR family oxidoreductase → MSDQTILVTGASGFLASHILLQLLEQGYAVRGSVRNAAKGDHIREVLQSHGADTSRLGFVELDLTSDAGWDAAMDGVDYLLHTASPFVTTSPKDPDEIIKPAVEGTRRALNAALRSNVNRIVLTSSMVAACHGHEKNRTTPYTEADWTNPSGKDVTPYILSKTLAEQEAWSIMEAANRREDLTVINPSFILGPLLEQDIGTSGAIIKRLMKGELPGCPRIYFSIADVRDAAELHLLAIHDPATFGHRVFAAGPSIEFVEVAKTLAEAFPAYAKKIPTRRLPDFVVRLVAMFDGDVKTAAMNLGRQHEMDKSLLEPLLGRPLIDTSEAIRSMGQSLIDLGQV, encoded by the coding sequence ATGTCTGATCAAACCATCCTTGTCACCGGCGCATCCGGCTTTCTGGCCAGCCACATCCTGCTGCAACTTCTGGAACAGGGCTATGCCGTGCGCGGTTCCGTGCGCAACGCGGCCAAGGGCGATCACATCCGCGAGGTGCTGCAAAGCCACGGGGCCGACACCAGCCGGCTGGGTTTTGTCGAACTTGACCTGACCTCTGATGCGGGCTGGGACGCGGCAATGGACGGGGTGGATTACCTGCTGCATACGGCCTCGCCTTTTGTCACCACATCCCCCAAGGACCCCGACGAAATCATCAAACCTGCGGTCGAGGGCACCCGCCGCGCCCTGAACGCCGCCTTGCGATCCAATGTCAACCGCATCGTGCTGACCTCGTCCATGGTGGCGGCCTGTCACGGGCACGAAAAAAACCGCACTACCCCTTATACCGAAGCCGACTGGACCAATCCGTCGGGCAAGGATGTAACACCTTACATCCTGTCCAAAACCCTTGCCGAACAGGAAGCCTGGAGCATCATGGAAGCCGCAAACCGCCGCGAGGACCTGACCGTGATCAACCCCAGCTTTATCCTTGGCCCGCTGCTGGAGCAGGACATCGGCACCTCGGGGGCGATCATCAAACGGCTGATGAAAGGCGAATTACCCGGCTGCCCGCGGATATATTTTTCCATCGCCGATGTGCGCGATGCGGCCGAATTGCACCTGTTGGCAATACATGATCCGGCCACATTCGGCCACCGCGTGTTTGCCGCCGGACCTTCGATTGAATTCGTCGAAGTGGCGAAAACACTGGCCGAAGCATTCCCCGCCTACGCCAAAAAAATCCCGACCCGCCGCCTGCCCGATTTCGTTGTCCGTCTGGTGGCGATGTTTGACGGCGATGTCAAAACCGCCGCCATGAACCTTGGCCGCCAGCATGAAATGGACAAATCACTGCTCGAACCCCTGCTGGGCCGCCCGCTGATCGACACAAGCGAAGCCATTCGCAGCATGGGGCAATCATTGATCGATCTGGGGCAGGTTTAG
- a CDS encoding SLC13 family permease, producing the protein MTSDQIILFSLFGAVFGLLLWGKFRYDLVAFTALLVGVVLGVIPTKNAFDGFGHPATLVVALVLVVSAGLVRSGAVFLITRTLVDSSRKLGAHIALMGAIGGVLSAFMNNVAALALLMPVDIQTARKAGRKPGLSLMPLSFATILGGMVTLIGTPPNIIIATIREDSLGEPFNMFDFAPVGGVTAIAGLLFVAFIGWRLIPQGDDSTEAGDPMADMAQYIAELTVPEDSKHIGKRLRDLTEVADKNDVAILGLVRDGKRRYGTAQNVKLQAGDALVLEASPDALDEFRAALSLDFADSKRQEALKADGDGLQIVEVVVPEDSRINGKTAQTIGLGWRQRTVLMGISRSGKRITKQVRKTVVRAGDILLLLVPQDKAADVTEWLGCLPLADRGLAVTDEKKVWLAIGMFAAAVAAASLGLIYLPIALGLVVVGFVLTKILPLADIYDHISWPVVVLLGSMIPLGSALETSGGTELIAGWLIDLTGGMPPWAILTVLMIVTMSLSDVLNNTATTIVAAPIGIQMAQTLNVNPDPFLMAVAVAASCAFLTPIGHKNNTLILGPGGYSFGDYWRMGLPLEILVVAVSIPAILLFWPL; encoded by the coding sequence GTGACCAGTGACCAGATTATTCTTTTTTCCCTGTTCGGCGCTGTTTTCGGTCTGCTGCTCTGGGGCAAATTCCGTTATGACCTTGTGGCCTTTACCGCCCTGCTGGTCGGCGTGGTGCTGGGCGTGATCCCCACCAAAAACGCCTTTGACGGGTTCGGCCATCCGGCCACTCTGGTGGTGGCGCTGGTGCTGGTGGTTTCCGCCGGTCTGGTGCGCTCGGGGGCGGTGTTCCTGATCACCCGCACGCTGGTTGATTCCAGCCGCAAACTGGGCGCGCATATCGCCCTTATGGGGGCCATCGGCGGGGTGCTGTCGGCCTTTATGAACAATGTTGCGGCGCTGGCCCTGCTGATGCCCGTCGATATCCAGACCGCCCGCAAGGCCGGTCGCAAACCCGGCCTGTCGCTGATGCCGCTGTCCTTCGCCACCATCCTTGGCGGCATGGTCACCCTGATCGGAACGCCCCCCAACATTATCATCGCCACCATCCGCGAGGACAGTCTGGGCGAGCCGTTCAATATGTTCGATTTTGCCCCTGTCGGCGGGGTAACCGCCATCGCGGGCCTGTTGTTCGTCGCCTTTATCGGCTGGCGACTGATCCCGCAGGGTGATGACTCGACCGAAGCCGGTGACCCGATGGCCGATATGGCCCAGTATATCGCCGAGCTGACCGTGCCCGAAGACTCAAAACACATCGGCAAACGCCTGCGCGACCTGACCGAAGTGGCGGACAAAAACGATGTTGCCATCCTTGGACTGGTGCGGGACGGCAAGCGGCGCTACGGCACGGCCCAGAATGTGAAGCTACAGGCAGGGGATGCGCTGGTGCTTGAGGCCAGCCCCGATGCGCTGGACGAATTTCGCGCCGCCCTGTCGCTGGATTTTGCCGACAGCAAACGGCAGGAAGCGCTGAAAGCCGATGGCGACGGTTTGCAGATCGTCGAAGTGGTGGTGCCCGAAGACAGCCGCATCAATGGCAAGACCGCGCAAACCATCGGCCTTGGCTGGCGGCAACGCACGGTCTTGATGGGGATTTCCCGCAGCGGCAAACGGATCACCAAACAGGTGCGCAAAACCGTGGTGCGGGCGGGGGATATCCTGTTGCTGCTGGTGCCACAAGACAAGGCAGCGGATGTTACCGAATGGCTGGGCTGCCTGCCGCTTGCCGATCGCGGGCTGGCCGTGACGGACGAAAAAAAGGTCTGGCTGGCCATCGGCATGTTCGCCGCCGCCGTAGCCGCCGCCAGTCTGGGACTGATCTATTTGCCGATTGCGCTGGGGTTGGTTGTGGTTGGTTTTGTGCTGACCAAAATCCTGCCGCTGGCCGATATTTACGACCATATCAGCTGGCCGGTGGTGGTGCTGCTGGGGTCGATGATCCCGCTTGGCTCGGCCCTGGAAACCTCGGGCGGGACCGAACTGATTGCCGGCTGGCTGATCGACCTGACCGGAGGGATGCCGCCCTGGGCAATCCTGACCGTGTTGATGATCGTCACCATGAGCCTGTCGGATGTGCTGAACAACACGGCCACCACCATCGTCGCCGCCCCCATCGGCATCCAGATGGCGCAAACGCTAAACGTCAATCCCGATCCGTTCCTGATGGCGGTTGCGGTGGCGGCCTCCTGTGCCTTCCTGACGCCGATCGGGCACAAGAACAACACGCTGATCCTTGGGCCGGGCGGCTACAGCTTTGGTGATTACTGGCGTATGGGCCTGCCGCTGGAAATACTGGTGGTTGCAGTCAGCATTCCGGCGATACTGCTGTTCTGGCCTCTATAA
- a CDS encoding YebC/PmpR family DNA-binding transcriptional regulator, which yields MAGHSKWANIQHRKGRQDKLRSKLFSKLSKEITVAAKMGDPDPDKNPRLRMAVKEAKSNSVPKDVIERAIKKSAAGEGDNYDEIRYEGYGPGGVAVIVEAMTDNKNRTASSVRSLFTKTGGNLGETGSVGFMFDRKGEILYSLSAGDLDTVFEAALEAGAEDVEDTDEGYVIVTADTDLASVAGELEDKLGEAETVKLVWRPNITTELDLEGMQKLMKLIDALEDDDDVQRVTTNFEASDEVLEQL from the coding sequence ATGGCAGGCCACTCAAAATGGGCAAATATCCAGCACCGCAAGGGGCGTCAGGACAAATTGCGCTCGAAACTGTTCTCGAAACTGTCCAAGGAAATCACCGTGGCGGCCAAAATGGGCGATCCGGACCCCGATAAAAACCCGCGCCTGCGTATGGCGGTGAAAGAGGCCAAGTCGAATTCCGTGCCCAAGGACGTGATCGAACGAGCGATCAAAAAGTCGGCGGCGGGCGAGGGCGATAATTACGATGAAATCCGTTACGAAGGCTATGGCCCCGGTGGCGTGGCCGTGATTGTCGAGGCGATGACAGACAACAAGAACCGCACCGCCAGTTCTGTGCGCTCGCTGTTTACTAAAACCGGTGGCAACCTGGGTGAAACCGGATCGGTTGGTTTCATGTTCGATCGTAAAGGCGAGATATTGTATTCGTTATCTGCCGGCGATCTGGACACCGTATTCGAAGCCGCGCTGGAAGCCGGTGCCGAGGATGTCGAGGATACCGACGAGGGGTATGTGATCGTAACCGCCGACACCGATCTGGCATCGGTCGCTGGCGAGCTTGAGGACAAGCTGGGCGAGGCGGAAACCGTCAAACTGGTTTGGCGTCCGAACATCACCACCGAACTGGATCTGGAAGGTATGCAAAAGCTGATGAAGCTGATAGATGCGCTGGAAGACGACGACGACGTACAGCGGGTGACAACCAATTTCGAGGCCAGCGACGAGGTGTTGGAGCAGCTTTAA
- a CDS encoding TetR/AcrR family transcriptional regulator has protein sequence MDDKKKHILKAAMRVVIAYGFKRVSMADIAQEAGISRPAIYQIFRNKDDVFFSCLDMLVDEAFAAADAAIDGISDRKAQVSAYLLAYMGYFHNLLVAGPHGQELLDVNNRLGAEKSQAAQARFMTRLNGLMGLDAEAEDGQVLALAATGIKYHTADPAQFRARLQMLTERFL, from the coding sequence ATGGACGACAAGAAGAAACATATTCTGAAGGCGGCAATGCGGGTGGTGATCGCCTATGGGTTCAAACGTGTCTCGATGGCCGATATCGCGCAAGAGGCGGGCATTTCCCGTCCCGCGATTTACCAGATTTTCCGTAACAAGGATGACGTGTTCTTTTCCTGTCTGGATATGCTGGTGGACGAGGCATTCGCGGCCGCCGATGCGGCGATTGACGGGATCAGCGACCGCAAGGCGCAGGTCTCGGCCTATCTGCTGGCCTATATGGGCTATTTCCACAATTTGCTGGTGGCAGGGCCGCACGGGCAGGAATTGCTGGATGTGAACAACCGGCTGGGGGCGGAAAAATCGCAAGCGGCGCAGGCGCGGTTTATGACGCGGCTGAACGGTTTGATGGGGCTGGATGCGGAGGCCGAAGATGGGCAGGTTCTGGCGCTGGCGGCGACGGGGATCAAGTATCATACCGCCGATCCGGCCCAGTTTCGCGCGCGTTTGCAGATGCTGACCGAACGGTTTTTATAG